From Agrobacterium tumefaciens, a single genomic window includes:
- a CDS encoding acetate/propionate family kinase: protein MIDILLVLNTGSSSLKFEVFGYENLDKLAKGKVAGIGTDARLIATIETTGTHIDRSLDAHDHVAAMGALMDLIDRFDDGWHMVAAVHRIVHGGPDLVDPVIVTPQVRKQLEALVPLAPLHQPYNLAGIDASDRLADAPDIACFDTAFHTGQNALFRTFAVEEDLRSKGIRRYGFHGISYDWISRVLAKEHPDLASGKVVVGHLGNGASLCALSNGRSIDTTMGMTALDGLPMGSRPGAIDAGAVTYMLRALGMPVEKVEEALYERSGLKGLSGVSSDVKTLMESDDPQAQFTLDYLALKVAQYTAMMAVSMGGIDALVFTGGVGENATSVRDAVLARLAFLQPFKTLIIPANEERMMAIYAKELLEKRQS from the coding sequence ATGATCGATATTCTGCTCGTTTTGAACACCGGTTCCTCCAGCCTGAAATTCGAGGTTTTCGGCTATGAAAACCTCGACAAACTGGCAAAAGGCAAGGTTGCCGGCATCGGAACAGATGCGAGGCTGATAGCGACAATCGAAACGACGGGCACGCATATCGATCGTTCTCTTGATGCCCATGACCATGTTGCCGCGATGGGCGCTTTGATGGATCTGATCGACCGTTTCGACGATGGTTGGCATATGGTCGCAGCAGTGCACCGTATCGTGCATGGTGGTCCAGACCTTGTCGATCCGGTCATCGTGACACCGCAGGTCAGAAAGCAGCTGGAAGCGCTGGTGCCCTTGGCGCCTCTTCATCAGCCCTACAATTTGGCGGGCATCGATGCGTCCGACCGCCTGGCAGATGCACCAGATATTGCGTGTTTCGACACCGCGTTTCACACCGGCCAGAACGCACTCTTCCGAACATTTGCAGTGGAGGAGGATCTGCGGAGCAAAGGTATTCGCCGGTATGGTTTCCATGGCATTTCCTATGACTGGATCTCCCGGGTGCTGGCGAAGGAGCATCCGGACCTCGCAAGCGGAAAGGTCGTCGTTGGTCATCTCGGTAATGGAGCAAGTCTTTGCGCGCTCTCGAACGGTAGGAGCATCGACACGACGATGGGGATGACGGCTCTCGATGGTTTGCCGATGGGCAGCCGCCCCGGCGCCATTGATGCCGGAGCGGTGACTTATATGCTGCGCGCACTTGGAATGCCGGTCGAGAAGGTCGAGGAGGCACTTTACGAACGCTCCGGTTTGAAGGGATTGTCGGGCGTCAGCAGCGACGTGAAAACGCTGATGGAAAGCGATGATCCGCAAGCGCAGTTCACACTCGACTATCTCGCACTCAAGGTCGCGCAATACACGGCGATGATGGCCGTTTCGATGGGCGGCATCGATGCGCTGGTCTTTACAGGTGGGGTCGGGGAAAATGCCACTTCTGTTCGCGATGCGGTTCTGGCCCGGCTTGCTTTTCTGCAGCCTTTCAAAACGCTCATCATCCCCGCAAACGAGGAAAGAATGATGGCGATTTATGCCAAGGAGCTGTTGGAGAAACGCCAGTCTTAA
- a CDS encoding ABC transporter ATP-binding protein/permease encodes MNTEAAQTPNDAVTERELTPEEAERARRKYLLSRFWRSARGFWSRRGPKLAWPCSIGLVALLCTNVVFQYGINVWNRNLFDAIEQRDASTVYFLSAIFIPLVIGSMSLVVIQVFFRMIIQRRWRKWLTTDIIARWLANGRYYQLNLIGGDHKNPEARISEDLRIATEAPVDFVAGVTSAFLSASTFIVVLWTIGGSLTFTIAGTSFTVPGFLVITALLYATITSTSMVVIGRNFVRISELKNQAEAEFRYTLTRVRENGESIALLGGEEEERNDLNKTFSAALHQWARLARQYMRTTLVSQVSSLFAPVVPVLLCAPKFLDGSMSLGQVMQAASAFAIVQGAFGWLVDNYPRLADWNACARRVASLMVSLDGLEQTEKSDAVGRVKHGKIEGEAILSLNDLSVSLNDGTAVLTETEVEIKQGERVLVSGESGSGKSTLVRTIAGLWPWGGGSVDLHPDKRLFMLPQRPYIPLGTLGRAVTYPGASDDWSPDEVKTALEKVGLGHLAEKIEEDAPWDQTLSGGEKQRLAFARLLLHRPDIVVLDEATSALDDKSQDKIMERLIDELPDSTILSVAHRAELEAFHSRKITLERREGGAKLVSDIDLLRSHKKRNMLRRLVRRPKIRL; translated from the coding sequence ATGAACACCGAGGCCGCACAGACGCCGAACGATGCAGTTACAGAACGAGAGTTGACGCCCGAAGAAGCTGAGCGGGCGCGTAGAAAATACCTGTTGTCGCGCTTCTGGCGTAGTGCCCGTGGCTTCTGGAGCCGCCGTGGACCAAAGCTCGCGTGGCCCTGCTCAATTGGCTTGGTTGCACTCCTCTGCACCAATGTCGTTTTCCAGTACGGTATCAACGTCTGGAACCGCAATCTTTTCGACGCGATAGAACAACGCGACGCCAGCACGGTTTATTTCCTCAGCGCGATCTTTATTCCATTGGTGATCGGCAGCATGTCGCTTGTGGTGATCCAGGTGTTTTTCCGCATGATCATACAACGTCGCTGGCGCAAATGGCTGACGACGGACATCATCGCCCGCTGGCTTGCCAACGGTCGCTATTACCAATTGAACCTGATCGGTGGCGACCACAAAAATCCGGAGGCACGCATCTCTGAGGATTTGCGCATCGCAACGGAAGCACCGGTCGACTTTGTTGCCGGTGTTACCTCCGCCTTTCTGTCGGCCTCCACATTCATCGTCGTTCTCTGGACAATTGGCGGATCTCTGACATTCACCATTGCAGGAACGAGTTTCACCGTCCCCGGTTTCCTTGTTATCACGGCCCTGCTGTACGCAACGATCACGTCCACATCGATGGTTGTCATCGGGCGAAATTTTGTCCGTATTTCGGAGCTCAAGAACCAGGCTGAGGCGGAGTTTCGCTACACGCTAACGCGTGTACGTGAAAACGGCGAGAGCATTGCCTTGCTCGGCGGAGAGGAAGAAGAACGCAACGACCTCAACAAGACGTTTTCAGCAGCTTTGCACCAATGGGCTCGTTTGGCGCGGCAATATATGCGCACGACGCTGGTGTCACAGGTATCGAGCCTCTTTGCCCCTGTCGTTCCCGTCCTGCTTTGTGCACCGAAATTTCTGGATGGCAGCATGTCGCTGGGCCAGGTGATGCAGGCCGCATCTGCCTTCGCGATCGTCCAGGGCGCATTTGGGTGGCTGGTCGACAATTACCCGCGGCTCGCCGACTGGAATGCCTGCGCACGACGCGTCGCATCTCTCATGGTTTCACTCGACGGCCTTGAGCAGACTGAGAAAAGTGATGCGGTCGGCCGCGTCAAGCACGGCAAGATTGAGGGCGAAGCAATCCTCAGCCTGAACGATCTTTCGGTCTCGCTAAACGATGGCACTGCTGTGCTGACGGAAACGGAGGTGGAAATTAAACAAGGCGAGCGCGTGCTGGTTTCCGGGGAGTCCGGATCAGGCAAGAGCACGCTTGTGCGGACAATCGCAGGCCTCTGGCCGTGGGGCGGCGGTAGTGTCGACCTGCATCCAGACAAGCGCCTTTTCATGTTGCCGCAACGGCCCTACATCCCGCTCGGTACTTTGGGGCGCGCCGTCACCTACCCGGGTGCATCGGACGACTGGTCGCCCGACGAGGTCAAGACAGCGCTCGAAAAGGTCGGACTTGGCCACCTGGCGGAGAAGATCGAAGAAGATGCCCCCTGGGACCAGACGCTGTCAGGCGGAGAGAAACAGAGGCTGGCGTTTGCACGTCTCCTGCTTCACAGACCCGATATCGTCGTACTCGACGAAGCAACCTCGGCACTCGATGACAAGAGCCAGGACAAGATCATGGAGCGTCTGATCGACGAGCTGCCCGATTCCACCATCCTCAGTGTCGCCCACAGAGCCGAACTCGAGGCTTTTCACAGCCGAAAGATCACCCTTGAGCGCCGCGAGGGCGGCGCCAAACTGGTCAGCGATATCGATCTTCTTCGGTCCCACAAAAAGCGCAACATGCTGAGACGTCTGGTCAGGCGACCTAAAATCCGCCTGTGA
- a CDS encoding SDR family oxidoreductase yields MTDRQTLQDPRKLYPSPPFQSQPQTMPGLAQNMVPLPDHGEASYKGSGKLTGRKALITGGDSGIGRAVAIAFAREGADVAISYLEEEETDAERVIELIEAEGRIGVALPGDIKQETWCREMVEKAVSDLDGLDILVINAARQQYRDDISALSTDDFDQTMKTNLYALHWIAQAATPYLKPGSSVITTASIQAYEPSPILLDYATTKAGIVAYTKALSKQLIEKGVRANVVAPGPFWTVLQPSGGQPDEKVQHFGENSDFGRPGQPVELAPIYVLLASQDASFINGEVYGVTGGKGIA; encoded by the coding sequence ATGACCGACCGGCAGACACTCCAGGACCCGCGCAAACTTTACCCCTCGCCGCCATTTCAGTCCCAGCCTCAAACGATGCCGGGACTTGCACAAAACATGGTGCCGTTACCTGATCACGGTGAAGCAAGTTACAAAGGGTCGGGAAAACTGACAGGGCGAAAGGCACTGATTACCGGCGGCGATTCCGGTATTGGCCGTGCCGTTGCCATTGCTTTTGCACGCGAGGGTGCGGACGTTGCCATCTCCTATCTTGAAGAAGAAGAGACTGACGCCGAAAGGGTAATCGAACTCATCGAGGCAGAAGGCCGAATTGGCGTGGCTCTTCCAGGCGATATCAAGCAGGAAACATGGTGTCGCGAGATGGTCGAAAAGGCCGTTAGCGATTTGGATGGCCTCGATATCCTCGTTATCAACGCAGCAAGGCAGCAGTATCGTGACGATATCAGTGCGCTGTCGACCGATGATTTCGACCAGACGATGAAGACCAATCTTTACGCGCTTCACTGGATTGCGCAGGCGGCGACGCCCTACTTAAAGCCCGGCTCTTCCGTGATTACCACTGCTTCCATCCAGGCCTACGAGCCCTCCCCGATCCTGTTGGATTATGCAACGACCAAAGCTGGCATTGTCGCTTACACCAAGGCGCTGTCGAAGCAGCTCATTGAAAAGGGCGTGCGTGCCAACGTCGTCGCTCCAGGTCCGTTCTGGACTGTCCTTCAGCCCAGCGGCGGACAGCCGGATGAGAAGGTTCAACACTTCGGTGAAAACAGCGACTTTGGCCGTCCTGGTCAGCCTGTCGAACTGGCACCGATTTATGTTCTGCTTGCTTCGCAGGACGCCAGCTTCATCAACGGCGAAGTCTACGGTGTAACAGGTGGCAAGGGCATCGCATGA
- a CDS encoding N-formylglutamate amidohydrolase — MTGAEYREKSRDVISSANGNSLKTLISPPATPFALWSTERGLSPIVATAIHEGHNIRDDILSFYAIDHDERLREEDPYTEYTIRDVPNRIVFHRSRFEVDINRSRDGAVYLTPEQAWGLNVWTDALSQDQIDTSLQVHDAYYEMLLNFLRGVEHQFGHFVVLDIHSYNHRRDGPGAAPTLQSKAPDINIGTFSMDRARWAPVVDALIDHFRSFEINGRPVDVQENVAFQGKGEQTRFVHEHFPLTGCAIAVEFKKFFMDEWTGEPDTSVLSQLRNIVATAVPVLEKSLAGPS, encoded by the coding sequence ATGACGGGCGCCGAATACCGGGAGAAATCTCGAGACGTGATATCTTCCGCCAACGGGAATTCTCTCAAGACGCTGATCTCGCCGCCCGCCACACCCTTCGCTTTATGGAGCACCGAGCGTGGACTGTCGCCAATTGTCGCGACAGCGATCCATGAAGGACACAATATCCGTGATGATATTCTCAGCTTCTACGCGATCGACCACGATGAGCGTCTTCGTGAAGAAGACCCGTACACGGAATATACGATCCGCGACGTGCCAAACCGTATCGTGTTCCATCGGTCCCGTTTCGAAGTGGATATCAATCGCAGCCGCGATGGTGCCGTCTATCTAACGCCGGAGCAGGCATGGGGTCTGAATGTCTGGACGGACGCCCTCTCACAGGATCAGATCGATACGTCCTTGCAAGTGCACGATGCCTATTATGAGATGTTGCTCAACTTTCTCCGTGGCGTCGAACACCAGTTCGGTCACTTTGTCGTACTTGATATCCATAGTTACAATCACCGTAGAGACGGTCCAGGCGCCGCGCCGACACTGCAGTCAAAGGCGCCCGATATAAACATCGGAACCTTTTCCATGGATAGGGCGCGCTGGGCGCCAGTCGTCGATGCTCTCATCGACCACTTCCGATCCTTCGAAATCAACGGCAGGCCTGTTGATGTGCAGGAAAACGTGGCGTTCCAGGGAAAAGGCGAACAGACGCGATTTGTCCACGAACATTTTCCCCTGACCGGCTGTGCGATCGCCGTTGAGTTCAAGAAGTTCTTCATGGACGAATGGACCGGTGAACCGGACACAAGCGTGCTCTCACAGCTTCGCAACATCGTTGCAACGGCTGTTCCCGTGCTCGAGAAATCACTGGCGGGGCCCTCATGA
- a CDS encoding flavohemoglobin expression-modulating QEGLA motif protein: protein MKQVSLEKQRDDEWLEDIVSCLSAGKSIRRDLPGGGRLHIDRPLPFLCVHIAEDDAEPVARDIARANASYLIAPHAAPAMVVIEAIAVVLRKRFGAFVLFDIGELTQDRFLTEDAPFLPPFEIALWASADMADAAEIFTTVVSDSEAKFRTPRVKRAETPPLREDKVLGRDLHCSTLAVRFAPVYRQPGSNEIYPELREQLVSLLFDAGLRAISRFIESQKVLTPKTHRALGRKTFVDTVTRVDRSIDEVASTFDFLLAVTPINAEAAFNAFKSDGRHPKFLYRPLAFQVEATKRKLFSISFDHLEDPVLYQLYREKQHELDIQLSLLSSREKPQFIEFGRALYGPVEPSLLEEAKTILAHSSDPASNNDDDGGSEDRIADCFHVERRARTMIAVYHRQLTEFEVAVELRDDLPSGLMVSGHRLLIARSTLMDKRRVEPLLAHEIGVHLLTYFNGSVQGLRLFRSGLAGYEGMQEGLAVFAEYLAGGMTTARLRLIAGRVVGCAAMLEGATFSETYSILVDDHDFTPRAAFNLVLRLYRGGGLAKDAIYLRGLLALLRHLRSGGALEPFWMGKIAASHFEVMQELADRGLLRMPAVRPLYLETDEGRGRLAHAKQGLRPLEMIQRQET from the coding sequence ATGAAGCAGGTTTCATTAGAGAAACAGCGCGATGATGAGTGGCTGGAGGATATTGTTTCATGTCTTTCCGCTGGCAAGTCTATTCGTCGGGATCTGCCTGGAGGTGGTCGTCTGCATATTGACCGCCCGCTACCATTCCTTTGCGTGCATATTGCCGAAGACGATGCAGAGCCAGTTGCCCGAGATATCGCCCGTGCCAACGCATCCTATCTGATTGCGCCGCATGCCGCGCCCGCAATGGTGGTTATCGAGGCAATCGCTGTCGTTCTTCGCAAACGTTTCGGCGCCTTCGTTCTCTTCGATATCGGAGAGCTGACGCAGGACAGATTCCTGACCGAGGATGCACCCTTTCTTCCGCCGTTTGAAATTGCCTTGTGGGCAAGTGCTGATATGGCGGACGCTGCGGAAATTTTCACCACTGTCGTCAGCGATAGCGAAGCGAAATTTCGGACGCCACGTGTGAAGAGAGCTGAGACCCCGCCCTTAAGAGAGGACAAGGTGTTGGGGCGTGATTTGCATTGTTCGACGCTGGCTGTCCGGTTTGCCCCAGTCTACCGACAGCCGGGCAGCAATGAAATTTATCCCGAACTGCGTGAACAGCTCGTCTCGCTGCTGTTTGATGCGGGCTTGAGGGCGATCTCACGTTTCATTGAAAGCCAGAAGGTTCTGACGCCCAAAACCCATAGGGCATTGGGGCGCAAGACATTCGTTGACACAGTGACGCGCGTTGATCGCAGCATAGATGAAGTGGCGTCGACGTTTGATTTTCTGTTGGCTGTGACGCCTATCAATGCCGAAGCGGCCTTTAACGCGTTCAAGTCCGATGGGCGGCATCCGAAATTCCTTTATCGCCCATTGGCGTTTCAGGTCGAAGCGACCAAACGGAAGCTCTTTTCAATTTCCTTCGATCACCTTGAAGACCCGGTTCTCTACCAGCTTTACAGAGAGAAACAGCACGAACTCGATATTCAGCTTTCGCTGTTATCTTCTCGCGAGAAGCCGCAATTTATCGAATTTGGGCGTGCGCTTTACGGTCCCGTCGAGCCATCGCTGCTGGAAGAGGCAAAGACAATTCTCGCGCATTCGAGTGATCCTGCGTCGAATAACGACGACGATGGCGGGTCGGAAGACAGGATTGCCGACTGTTTTCATGTCGAGCGGCGCGCCAGAACGATGATCGCCGTATACCATCGTCAATTGACAGAGTTCGAAGTCGCGGTTGAACTGCGAGACGACCTGCCATCCGGCCTGATGGTATCAGGTCACCGCCTGCTGATCGCGCGTTCGACATTGATGGATAAACGCCGTGTCGAGCCTTTGCTGGCACATGAGATCGGTGTCCATCTTCTCACCTACTTCAACGGATCGGTGCAGGGCCTGCGGCTGTTTCGCTCCGGGCTTGCTGGTTATGAAGGCATGCAGGAGGGGCTGGCGGTCTTTGCCGAGTACCTGGCCGGCGGCATGACGACGGCACGTCTCAGACTGATTGCGGGTCGGGTTGTCGGGTGTGCCGCGATGCTTGAAGGCGCAACATTTTCCGAGACATACTCCATTCTGGTTGACGACCATGATTTTACGCCGCGTGCGGCATTCAACCTGGTTCTTCGCCTTTATCGTGGCGGCGGCCTTGCCAAGGACGCGATATATCTCCGGGGGCTGCTTGCGTTGCTCCGGCACCTTCGGTCCGGAGGGGCGCTTGAACCATTCTGGATGGGCAAGATCGCGGCCTCGCATTTTGAGGTGATGCAAGAACTCGCGGATCGAGGGCTGCTGCGGATGCCAGCGGTCCGACCGCTTTACCTGGAAACGGACGAAGGGCGAGGCCGCTTGGCACATGCCAAACAAGGCTTGCGCCCGTTAGAAATGATTCAAAGGCAGGAGACGTGA
- a CDS encoding glutathione synthase, translated as MRIAFFVNSIADETEFYTTTALALAAIARGHDVCYLTPGDFVLRPDDSLMVRATVAKGGKSKKADAFVSALQHKEAEIQTIPVEDIDVLFLRNDPSLDADERPWAAQAGIIFGRLAAERGVLTVNDPDGLASAQNKLYFQGFPEAVRPTTLISKSIEEIRAFIDKQKQGAILKPLQGSGGKNVFKINSSKEANLNQIFEAVSGEGYLIAQGYLPDATAGDIRLFLMNGRPLQRDGAYAAFRRVPAKGEVRSNMHVAGTAAAVEITPKILAVAEMVRPKLIQDGMFLVGLDIVGDKILEINVFTPGGLPNIAELHGVDLSVDVITALEQKVEMRKNYGGQISNRALATL; from the coding sequence ATGCGGATTGCTTTTTTTGTGAACTCTATCGCGGACGAGACGGAATTTTACACGACCACGGCGCTTGCATTGGCTGCAATAGCGCGCGGCCACGACGTCTGTTATCTGACGCCGGGCGATTTCGTGCTGCGGCCTGACGATAGCCTTATGGTGCGTGCGACCGTTGCCAAGGGCGGAAAATCGAAAAAGGCTGATGCGTTCGTTTCGGCCCTGCAGCATAAGGAGGCCGAGATACAGACGATCCCGGTCGAAGATATCGATGTTCTGTTCCTGCGCAACGATCCATCGCTTGATGCTGACGAGCGGCCTTGGGCTGCGCAAGCCGGCATTATTTTCGGCCGTCTTGCGGCGGAGCGGGGTGTGCTGACGGTGAATGATCCGGATGGTCTGGCTAGCGCCCAGAACAAACTTTATTTTCAGGGCTTTCCGGAGGCCGTTCGTCCGACCACGCTCATCTCGAAAAGCATCGAAGAAATCCGCGCCTTTATCGACAAACAGAAGCAGGGCGCTATTTTGAAGCCACTCCAGGGGTCGGGCGGCAAGAATGTATTCAAGATCAATTCGAGCAAGGAAGCTAATCTCAACCAGATTTTTGAGGCCGTAAGCGGTGAAGGTTACCTGATCGCTCAGGGGTACCTTCCCGATGCGACGGCCGGTGATATCCGCCTTTTCCTGATGAATGGTCGCCCGCTTCAACGGGATGGTGCTTATGCTGCCTTCCGCCGGGTTCCCGCCAAGGGAGAGGTGCGTTCGAATATGCACGTAGCTGGCACAGCGGCCGCCGTGGAGATCACGCCCAAGATACTTGCAGTTGCCGAGATGGTGCGGCCAAAGCTCATTCAGGACGGCATGTTTCTGGTCGGCCTGGACATCGTTGGCGATAAAATTCTTGAGATCAATGTTTTTACTCCCGGTGGCTTGCCGAACATTGCGGAACTGCACGGTGTCGATCTGTCGGTCGATGTGATCACCGCTCTCGAGCAAAAGGTCGAGATGCGGAAAAACTATGGAGGACAGATCTCCAACCGGGCTTTGGCGACACTTTAG
- a CDS encoding PRC-barrel domain containing protein, protein MDHTNHVRLTARELTPSVLQGATVYGADDHKVGKVDHVHGAGTASTAIIDVGGFLGIGAKPVAVPLADLDFMRDESGDVHALTTWTKDQLKQMPEHRH, encoded by the coding sequence ATGGATCATACCAATCATGTCCGTCTCACCGCACGCGAACTGACACCTTCTGTGTTACAGGGTGCCACCGTTTACGGTGCCGACGATCACAAGGTCGGTAAGGTTGACCACGTTCACGGTGCTGGCACTGCGAGTACCGCAATCATCGACGTGGGCGGTTTTTTAGGTATTGGTGCCAAGCCTGTAGCGGTCCCATTGGCGGATCTCGATTTCATGCGCGATGAGTCAGGAGATGTACACGCTCTGACAACGTGGACCAAGGATCAGCTCAAGCAGATGCCCGAGCATCGGCACTGA
- a CDS encoding FAD-binding oxidoreductase — translation MSRSQLTKERDLREFRPVWMDSPRISVRTRNTASLQKYDVIIVGAGISGALVAHAVAQSGKSVLIIDKGDPVRGSSIASTAMIQHEIDVPLHQLQKMIGKADARRVWQRSAQAVLRLEEIVKSLDISCSMRRKKALYLAGNDYGSRALKMEAEARAEAGIDAKYLGPRELRECFDIERTGAILSNISASANPGQLTAGLLRHLARRKVEIVSGVEVTDMKDFSDGVVLATGSGKLLIANHAVFCTGYEFLKVLESKRHEIISTWALASDVGVRIPDWLHDHIVWEASDPYLYLRTDQPGRLIAGGEDEHDPLAFQDGKRLQAKTYSIRIKLAELLNVDIGQPAYRWAAAFGSTTTGLPLIGNVPGHANVYSVMGFGGNGITFSQIAADIVAAAINGVKDPDSHLFDIA, via the coding sequence ATGTCCAGATCGCAACTGACGAAAGAGCGCGACCTGAGAGAATTTCGTCCCGTCTGGATGGATAGCCCACGCATCTCGGTTCGAACGAGAAACACGGCATCCCTTCAAAAATACGATGTCATCATAGTTGGAGCCGGCATCAGTGGGGCGTTGGTTGCGCACGCTGTTGCGCAATCGGGCAAGTCAGTGCTGATCATCGACAAGGGTGATCCTGTCCGAGGTAGCAGTATCGCTTCGACCGCAATGATACAGCACGAGATAGACGTGCCGCTCCATCAATTACAAAAGATGATCGGAAAAGCCGACGCCAGACGGGTATGGCAAAGATCGGCCCAGGCGGTTTTGCGCCTCGAGGAGATTGTCAAATCGCTGGATATTTCCTGCAGCATGCGCCGCAAGAAAGCGCTTTATCTGGCAGGTAATGATTATGGCTCGCGTGCCCTCAAGATGGAGGCAGAGGCCAGAGCAGAGGCGGGTATCGACGCGAAATATCTTGGCCCCCGAGAGTTGCGCGAATGCTTCGACATCGAGCGGACAGGTGCAATTCTCAGCAATATCTCTGCGTCCGCCAATCCGGGGCAACTCACTGCCGGTTTGCTGCGGCACCTTGCCAGACGCAAGGTAGAAATCGTCTCTGGCGTCGAAGTCACCGATATGAAGGACTTTTCAGACGGGGTTGTTCTGGCCACCGGCAGCGGCAAACTTCTCATCGCCAACCACGCCGTCTTTTGTACGGGTTACGAGTTTCTCAAAGTGCTTGAGAGCAAGCGGCACGAAATCATTTCAACATGGGCACTGGCAAGTGACGTTGGGGTTCGTATCCCCGACTGGCTACACGACCACATCGTATGGGAGGCGTCCGACCCATATCTCTATTTACGAACGGATCAACCCGGTCGGCTGATCGCCGGCGGTGAGGACGAGCATGATCCTCTGGCATTCCAGGATGGCAAACGGCTTCAGGCAAAGACATATTCTATTCGTATCAAACTCGCCGAGCTCCTTAATGTTGATATTGGGCAGCCGGCTTATCGTTGGGCAGCGGCCTTTGGATCGACGACAACGGGCCTTCCGCTGATCGGTAACGTGCCGGGGCACGCAAATGTTTATTCCGTCATGGGATTTGGCGGAAACGGGATCACCTTTAGCCAGATTGCTGCCGACATAGTTGCGGCAGCGATCAATGGGGTTAAGGACCCTGATAGCCACCTCTTCGATATCGCCTGA